From a single Nymphaea colorata isolate Beijing-Zhang1983 chromosome 4, ASM883128v2, whole genome shotgun sequence genomic region:
- the LOC116252964 gene encoding protein PAM68, chloroplastic, with amino-acid sequence MESASLFQATFFTSPATSAVGKINPSLFLHFRREFRQQHPRAPARLSAVKSPRGFGTPPEKLRKNKGKKKGRRYEDDDDEDDDFDDDLDAEPEDVTIPEVVTNRMMRRMGFSVGIPLVLGLLFFPFFYYLKVVQKVDVPTWVPFIVSFFFFGSALLGVSYGIVSSSWDPLREGSLLGWNEAQRNWPVFWQSLWRGSAKK; translated from the coding sequence ATGGAATCGGCATCCTTGTTTCAGGCCACATTCTTCACTTCTCCGGCCACCTCTGCGGTCGGAAAAATCAAcccctctctcttccttcacTTTCGTCGGGAGTTCCGCCAGCAACATCCCCGTGCTCCGGCGCGGTTGTCGGCTGTGAAAAGTCCAAGAGGCTTTGGAACACCGCCGGAGAAGCTGAGAAAGAACAAGGGCAAGAAGAAGGGCAGAAGGTACGAAGACGACGATGATGAAGACGACGATTTCGACGACGATTTGGACGCGGAGCCCGAGGATGTCACCATACCGGAGGTCGTTACCAATCGAATGATGAGAAGAATGGGCTTCTCCGTGGGGATCCCTCTGGTTCTGGGTCtcctcttcttccctttcttttattaCCTGAAGGTAGTGCAGAAGGTGGATGTGCCGACATGGGTGCCCTTCAtcgtttccttcttcttctttggctCTGCGTTGCTGGGGGTGAGTTATGGGATTGTGTCCTCCAGTTGGGACCCTCTGAGAGAAGGGTCGCTCTTGGGATGGAACGAAGCTCAGAGGAATTGGCCCGTTTTCTGGCAGTCGCTCTGGAGGGGGTCAGCGAAGAAGTAG